A window of the Fulvia fulva chromosome 11, complete sequence genome harbors these coding sequences:
- a CDS encoding AMSH-like protease sst2 gives MALSRHHAAFSKPRTVEEIVREAQNFDFNTGRSMQQWLRSAKMLLTEASICEEEGNYQTAYLYIYRHCELVLQKLPEHPDYRDPRYKHELAHARKAVQKGLVKLEQWKPRITQNYQRYVKAMERRNAERQRAQKEFNQGTSQYPSYNDSRRGSRQSLDSAPPSPTQTVSVLNDRNFAVELAHREIRRRDATRTSTKQAGISPGTVASRRQGIVGREYGDEGYDKNGVREAASHLERPTTQDRDEPRAWRRPHSSYFYPSVPLKEERIDWNRPPPVAPESRHALPPARPAKEALYDQQTSELASGPPRVPPRPRYDSPTMSASDRSFEQQPQLPSKYTFEPSAYTEAGEPLRTVILPPALRNAFLNLAHPNTARNMETCGILGATVISNALFITHLIVPDQTSTSDTCDTTEAGDNALFDYCDSKNLLVCGWIHTHPSQSCFLSSRDLHTSSGYQVMLPEAIAIVCAPRHMPDWGVFRLTDPPGLPHVLDCKQSGLFHPHTENNLYTDALRPGHVMEGPLEFEVVDLRTP, from the coding sequence ATGGCGCTTTCACGCCATCATGCTGCCTTCTCGAAGCCGCGGACGGTCGAAGAGATCGTGCGTGAAGCTCAGAACTTTGACTTCAATACTGGGCGTTCCATGCAGCAATGGCTCCGCTCGGCAAAGATGTTGCTGACAGAAGCCTCAATCTGCGAGGAGGAAGGCAACTACCAGACCGCATATCTGTACATATACCGACATTGCGAACTTGTCCTCCAAAAGCTTCCCGAGCATCCGGACTATCGCGACCCTCGGTACAAGCACGAACTCGCCCACGCTAGGAAAGCGGTACAGAAAGGTCTCGTCAAGCTCGAACAATGGAAGCCGAGAATCACTCAGAACTATCAACGCTATGTCAAGGCTATGGAACGACGAAATGCCGAACGGCAAAGAGCTCAGAAAGAGTTCAACCAAGGGACCTCGCAGTATCCGTCGTACAATGACTCTCGGAGAGGATCTCGACAATCACTTGATAGTGCACCACCCAGCCCTACGCAAACAGTCAGTGTGTTGAATGATCGAAATTTTGCCGTGGAGCTTGCACATCGAGAGATACGAAGGAGAGATGCCACTCGCACGTCTACGAAACAGGCGGGCATTTCACCTGGCACGGTTGCCTCGAGACGCCAGGGCATTGTCGGTCGTGAGTATGGAGATGAGGGTTACGATAAGAACGGGGTACGAGAAGCTGCGAGTCACCTCGAACGGCCAACAACTCAAGACCGGGATGAACCGCGCGCATGGCGGCGTCCACATTCTTCATACTTCTACCCAAGCGTTCCACTTAAGGAGGAGAGGATAGACTGGAATCGTCCTCCGCCAGTCGCACCAGAGTCTAGACATGCATTGCCACCAGCGAGACCTGCTAAAGAGGCTCTGTACGACCAGCAAACTTCTGAGCTTGCAAGTGGGCCACCTAGAGTGCCCCCAAGGCCTCGATACGACAGTCCCACCATGTCAGCATCGGATCGCAGCTTTGAACAACAACCCCAGCTTCCCTCGAAATACACTTTCGAACCATCGGCGTACACAGAAGCTGGCGAGCCTCTACGGACAGTGATTCTGCCACCGGCACTGCGCAATGCATTCCTCAACCTGGCTCACCCAAATACAGCCAGAAACATGGAGACATGTGGCATCCTTGGTGCTACCGTCATCTCCAACGCTCTATTCATCACACATCTCATTGTTCCGGATCAGACGAGCACCTCCGATACGTGCGATACTACCGAGGCTGGTGACAATGCTCTGTTCGACTACTGCGATAGCAAGAACCTCCTCGTCTGTGGCTGGATACACACACATCCCTCGCAATCCTGCTTCCTTTCGTCTAGAGACTTGCACACTAGCTCAGGCTATCAAGTCATGCTACCGGAAGCTATTGCAATTGTGTGCGCCCCCAGGCACATGCCCGACTGGGGTGTCTTCAGGCTGACGGACCCGCCCGGTCTGCCTCACGTACTAGACTGCAAACAGAGTGGACTCTTCCACCCACATACTGAGAACAATTTGTACACGGATGCACTACGGCCTGGCCATGTGATGGAAGGCCCGTTGGAGTTCGAGGTCGTGGATCTCAGAACTCCATGA
- a CDS encoding Eukaryotic translation initiation factor 2A has product MAAPTQLAYRTSKHIGVFDAAPVYEPLPGFQRPDGNLRCCTYSPDGRYFAWASPDNVSVVDASVGHVVTTLPAQNVYELGFSPAGTFIITWQQPTKDAEGNATKNLKVWRTIDDNAGERGERAVVGQFVQKRQTGWNLQYTPDEQLCARTVTNEVQFFQSQDMSTVWNKLRVEGVADFALSPGKKHSVAVFIPERNGQPAAVRVYNVPDFNTIVSQKTFFKGDKVQLKWNQEGTSLIVLAQTEVDKSNKSYYGETNMYILSANGGFDSRITLDKEGPIHDVSWSPNSKEFGVVYGFMPAKTTIFNQRAIPQHSFNLGPRNTILFSPHGRFVLVAGFGNLAGQMDIYDLEKNYEKVCTIEASNTSTCDWSPDGKHILTATTSPRLRVDNGIRIWHVGGGLMYNEDMTELYHVIWRPQSTLQHPLENPLHPVPTPHTSALEFLGKAKTPSKPAGAYRPPGARGTATPLAFKREDEGGAAFVREMMSGKQEGPLTFGARPRRREVPGAETVAGDLPPGAAPGGGVSLTEGDENLSKAALKNKKKREAKKAKDAEAKADGLAPTQNGEGQQGNRDRPRSRSNANANGVNGRGGGNQNSRPQSRRRDGSRQRGPPVSVHTSLPKQTANGAPAGAPAAQQAPAPAIEVKSPDNQSPQEKKTRSLLKKLRAIDDLKMRQAGGEKLEGTQVLKIGTEEQVRKELTALGYTGD; this is encoded by the exons ATGGCTGCGCCGACTCAGCTTGCTT ACCGCACTTCCAAGCACATCGGTGTCTTCGATGCTGCCCCGGTCTACGAGCCTCTCCCGGGCTTCCAGCGCCCCGATGGCAACCTCCGCTGCTGTACATACTCCCCAGATGGCCGCTACTTTGCATGGGCATCGCCGGACAATGTCAGCGTAGTGGATGCCTCCGTCGGACATGTAGTGACCACTCTGCCGGCACAGAACGTCTACGAACTAGGCTTCTCGCCAGCTGGTACGTTCATCATAACTTGGCAACAGCCCACCAAGGACGCAGAGGGCAACGCGACCAAGAACCTCAAAGTATGGCGCACCATCGACGACAACGCGGGCGAACGCGGTGAAAGAGCAGTGGTAGGACAATTTGTGCAGAAGAGGCAGACTGGCTGGAACTTGCAATACACCCCTGACGAGCAGCTCTGCGCTCGTACCGTCACCAACGAAGTGCAGTTCTTCCAGAGCCAGGACATGAGCACGGTTTGGAACAAGCTGCGCGTCGAAGGTGTGGCCGACTTTGCGCTCTCTCCGGGCAAGAAGCATTCAGTTGCTGTCTTCATCCCAGAGCGCAATGGTCAGCCAGCAGCTGTCAGGGTCTACAACGTGCCCGACTTCAATACCATCGTTTCACAGAAGACGTTCTTCAAGGGCGACAAGGTGCAGCTGAAGTGGAACCAAGAAGGCACCAGTCTGATCGTGCTGGCCCAGACTGAGGTCGACAAGAGCAACAAGAGTTACTACGGAGAGACGAACATGTACATCTTGAGTGCCAACGGAGGCTTCGACTCCAGGATCACGCTGGACAAGGAGGGACCTATCCATGATGTGTCGTGGTCACCCAACTCGAAAGAGTTCGGTGTCGTCTACGGCTTCATGCCTGCGAAGACCACCATCTTCAACCAGCGTGCCATCCCACAGCACAGCTTCAACTTGGGCCCCCGCAACACTATCCTCTTCTCTCCACATGGTCGCTTTGTTCTTGTTGCCGGCTTTGGAAACTTGGCTGGCCAGATGGACATCTACGACTTGGAGAAGAACTACGAGAAGGTGTGCACGATCGAAGCTAGCAATACCTCAACCTGCGATTGGAGCCCTGATGGCAAGCACATCCTTACCGCGACGACGAGCCCACGACTCCGTGTCGACAACGGTATTCGTATCTGGCATGTTGGTGGTGGCTTGATGTACAACGAAGACATGACTGAGCTGTATCACGTTATTTGGCGACCACAGTCGACGTTGCAGCACCCATTGGAGAATCCGCTGCATCCAGTGCCGACTCCACACACTTCTGCCTTGGAGTTTCTAGGCAAGGCCAAGACGCCCTCGAAGCCAGCTGGCGCGTACCGTCCCCCCGGTGCGCGTGGCACTGCTACGCCGCTAGCGTTCAAGCGTGAGGATGAAGGAGGCGCTGCGTTTGTGAGAGAGATGATGTCGGGCAAACAAGAAGGACCGCTTACCTTTGGCGCTCGTCCTCGACGACGTGAAGTGCCTGGCGCCGAGACCGTTGCTGGTGACCTACCACCTGGTGCGGCCCCTGGCGGCGGTGTCAGTCTCACCGAGGGCGACGAGAACCTGAGCAAGGCGGCCCTGAAGAACAAGAAGAAGAGAGAGGCTAAGAAGGCTAAGGATGCTGAAGCCAAGGCTGACGGACTCGCACCTACCCAGAACGGTGAGGGTCAACAAGGCAACCGTGACCGACCACGCAGCCGCTCCAATGCGAACGCTAACGGCGTCAACGGACGCGGCGGCGGCAACCAGAACTCGCGTCCACAATCACGTCGCCGCGATGGGAGCCGTCAGCGTGGACCACCTGTCAGTGTCCACACGTCGCTTCCTAAGCAGACGGCCAATGGCGCTCCGGCAGGTGCACCCGCTGCACAGCAAGCTCCTGCCCCTGCTATCGAGGTTAAGAGCCCGGACAATCAGTCACCGCAGGAGAAGAAGACTCGCTCGCTGCTGAAGAAGCTACGCGCTATCGACGACCTCAAGATGAGGCAGGCGGGCGGTGAGAAGCTGGAAGGTACGCAAGTGCTCAAGATCGGCACAGAGGAGCAAGTGAGGAAGGAGCTCACCGCGCTTGGCTATACTGGTGATTAG
- a CDS encoding Smad nuclear-interacting protein 1, translating to MDSRERRYSREDDSSDAGRRDRKFGGSSRDSDRRREGRHDRSPTDRERSHRHRDPDREEEGRSRRKGYIRRDRDRSADEASDGVRESKRDRRRRSRSRSRDRRERRRSRSPPAKKRRSRSRSPMKRSKGPLPSQDESFRGEVAPGEAPPPEKQKPNFKPTGLLAKEANTVAGTNTVLKYHEPPEARKPPTKEAWRMYVFKGKDLVDTIYLHQKSAWLIGRDEKVTDLHLEHPTISKQHAVIQFRHRTTTNEYGDKSNKVKPYLIDLDSTKGTTLNGKKLEGSRYMELLDQDVVTFGGSEREYVMMLPSAEK from the coding sequence ATGGACTCGAGGGAGCGGCGTTACAGCCGTGAAGACGACAGCTCAGACGCCGGTCGTCGTGATCGGAAATTCGGCGGCAGCTCTCGCGACTCTGACAGAAGGCGTGAGGGCAGACATGACAGAAGTCCGACAGACAGGGAGAGATCCCATCGCCACAGAGACCCCGATAGGGAGGAAGAAGGTCGCAGTCGGCGGAAAGGCTACATTCGAAGGGACAGGGACAGGTCCGCGGATGAAGCATCAGATGGAGTACGAGAGTCAAAGCGAGACAGGAGACGCCGTTCTCGATCGCGCTCACGAGATCGCCGAGAGCGCCGTCGGTCTAGATCACCACCAGCAAAGAAGCGAAGATCAAGATCACGCTCGCCTATGAAAAGATCTAAGGGACCTCTTCCATCGCAAGACGAGTCTTTCCGTGGCGAAGTCGCACCAGGCGAAGCTCCACCACCAGAAAAGCAAAAGCCCAACTTCAAGCCTACTGGTCTGCTTGCCAAAGAAGCCAACACTGTGGCAGGTACCAACACAGTGCTAAAGTACCACGAACCGCCTGAAGCCCGGAAGCCACCGACCAAAGAAGCTTGGCGAATGTACGTCTTCAAAGGGAAAGACTTGGTCGACACAATCTACTTGCACCAGAAGAGTGCATGGCTTATTGGTCGTGACGAGAAAGTAACAGACTTGCATCTGGAGCACCCCACCATTTCGAAGCAGCATGCCGTTATACAATTCAGGCACAGGACGACTACGAATGAGTACGGCGACAAGTCGAACAAGGTCAAGCCGTATTTGATCGACTTGGACAGCACGAAGGGGACGACGCTGAATGGGAAGAAGCTCGAGGGCAGCCGGTACATGGAGCTTTTAGATCAGGATGTGGTCACTTTTGGTGGCAGCGAAAGGGAGTATGTGATGATGCTTCCTTCGGCTGAGAAGTGA